A genomic window from Erpetoichthys calabaricus chromosome 17, fErpCal1.3, whole genome shotgun sequence includes:
- the LOC114667477 gene encoding jerky protein homolog-like, producing MSNKRKHASYDVQQKLDVIERIRNGKTRIKVSRELGVPESTLRGWIKDENKLRTFLDEFDEGGLRRKTARTAKDPELDKATFNAFCETRNNGIPISGPVIQAQAEKLYKEIHGPNADPEFTVSSGWLKRWKQRHGISQVKINGEIKSADTVAAEEFIPKFQQFIEEQQLTEEMIYNADETGLYYKILPDRTLAMKKDKTTKEGYKQIKDRVTMLFCCNWTGHHKLTPLCIGKFGSPRCFHNINMSSLPLDYDHSKNAWMTAAIFEKWFHQTFIPDIRRHLRSKGMEPRACLLLDNCPAHPPAETLKSIDGKIFVYYLPKNTTSKIQPLDQGIISVFKANYRREMIKSMVEEDKSVPMFLKTVRIKEALYLSESAWGAIKPETIQNCWTKALGGPITENPTTVEEDEDEDFLGFSPEEVQEAEQKLMSAVHSSVPVQEILAAWSTIDDDVPIALSILAEDNHNEDEEEEEDPVPIPPTRTADDAVKGLEVALEYYERVGDKVKTLQLKSLIRDAKMRASRNKKQADITSYFTKK from the coding sequence ATGAGTAATAAACGTAAACACGCTTCATATGATGTTCAGCAAAAGCTGGATGTCATCGAAAGAATACGAAACGGCAAAACTCGCATTAAAGTAAGCAGAGAGTTAGGGGTACCTGAGTCAACACTACGCGGATGGatcaaagatgaaaacaaattaagaacaTTTCTTGATGAGTTTGATGAAGGTGGTTTAAGACGCAAGACAGCCAGAACAGCAAAAGATCCAGAATTAGACAAagcaacttttaatgcattttgtgagACTAGAAACAATGGTATCCCTATTTCTGGTCCAGTCATCCAAGCACAAGCAGAAAAATTATACAAGGAAATTCATGGTCCCAATGCAGATCCTGAGTTTACAGTTTCAAGTGGCTGGTTGAAAAGGTGGAAACAGCGACACGGCATTTCACAAGTAAAGATCAATGGCGAGATTAAGTCAGCAGACACTGTAGCAGCAGAAGAGTTCATTCCCAAATTTCAACAATTCATTGAAGAACAGCAGCTAACAGAAGAGATGATTTACAATGCTGATGAAACGGGCCTTTACTACAAAATACTGCCGGATAGGACTTTAGCCATGAAGAAAGACAAGACCACCAAAGAAGGTTATAAACAGATCAAAGACAGGGTGACGATGTTATTTTGCTGTAACTGGACGGGTCATCACAAGCTAACACCTCTTTGTATTGGCAAGTTTGGATCCCCAAGATGTTTCCACAACATCAACATGTCATCATTACCACTGGACTACGATCACAGCAAGAATGCCTGGATGACAGCAGCAATTTTTGAGAAGTGGTTTCACCAGACGTTCATCCCTGATATCCGTAGGCACCTTAGAAGCAAGGGAATGGAACCACGAGCATGCCTACTTCTAGACAACTGTCCAGCCCACCCCCCTGCAGAGACGTTGAAGTCCATAGATGGCAAGATTTTCGTTTATTACCTTCCAAAGAATACAACGTCCAAGATTCAGCCCCTAGATCAAGGCATCATTTCTGTGTTCAAGGCCAATTATAGACGGGAGATGATAAAGTCCATGGTTGAAGAAGATAAAAGTGTCCCTATGTTCCTGAAGACTGTAAGAATTAAAGAAGCACTGTATTTGTCTGAGTCAGCCTGGGGAGCAATCAAGCCTGAAACAATTCAAAATTGTTGGACTAAAGCCCTTGGAGGTCCCATCACAGAGAACCCCACTACTGTTGAAGAAGACGAAGATGAAGACTTCCTAGGTTTCAGTCCAGAAGAAGTACAGGAGGCAGAACAGAAGTTGATGTCGGCTGTCCACTCAAGTGTACCAGTACAAGAAATCCTTGCAGCATGGTCCACCATAGATGATGACGTCCCAATAGCATTGTCCATTTTAGCTGAAGACAACCacaatgaagatgaagaagaagaagaagatcctgtCCCAATACCTCCAACTAGAACCGCTGATGATGCAGTCAAAGGACTTGAAGTGGCCTTAGAGTACTACGAGCGTGTGGGGGATAAAGTAAAGACACTACAGCTGAAGTCTCTCATAAGAGATGCCAAGATGAGAGCTTCTAGGAACAAGAAGCAAGCTGACATCACCTCgtattttactaaaaaataa